Proteins from a single region of Dictyostelium discoideum AX4 chromosome 5 chromosome, whole genome shotgun sequence:
- the gbfA gene encoding G-box binding factor — protein sequence MLSTHHHQGNSSSSSSSSSPSQTIGGSDLSNISALPLPLPSIFTTAQNQMNPPILFPPTSSLLGGSSNTPSFLLPPSSIMSSNVFPSHDGQYPDMPNMVDQYQIHPNQNPHYNYQYQLMFMQQQAQQNQPPQQNQQQQHHQQQQQQPQHHQQMQQQQHHQQMQQQQQHHQQMQQQQHHQQMQHHQLQQHQHQHQQQQQQQQHQQQHHQQQQQQQQQHHQQQQHHQHSQPQQQHQHNQQQQHQHNQQQHQQQQNQIQMVPQQPQSLSNSGNNNNNNNNNNNSNNNNNNNNNNNSHQLNNLTLSQNNTSGSNTPSPSTKGKRKHHETSNSEKKDSSGQTIPKCTRCNEAASWKHDKRRWWCKECKKAFTPGITKMQQVPQQAQLQPLQNHNQIIPQLWDSQQNNSSQNTPPTQPQNNMNQINHQLLQQQHQQAQLQAHLNLTASNQQVPPQLQQQINGGLPNNNNSLITQNTLNSLSTSVSCPPCPLCRGISSWKHDKKRYFCKECKKPFTPVGAGLSPSSSPSSPKKKSNITPITTSSTSSSSSTPSIINNNNNNNANSSKNNTPKKQLSPPPSVLQSPSSSSISQSPLQLNYQTPTYSPNPSLPSIGGNLNSLANSIKPDGGILISGLSPPKSSSSLNNLNSFSNTGALLSSNGINLANLGNPLSQLNKKQKKRSDKDINDGGVQVLVSCVDTNVNNCSSIIPDGDSW from the coding sequence atgttATCAACTCATCATCACCAAGGGAATTCAAgctcatcttcatcatcttcatcccCATCACAGACAATTGGCGGATCGgatttatcaaatatatCAGCACtcccattaccattaccatctATATTTACAACAGCACAAAACCAAATGAATCCACCAATTTTATTCCCACCAACTTCATCGTTGTTGGGAGGTTCATCAAACACaccatcatttttattaccaccatcatcTATAATGTCATCAAATGTTTTTCCATCTCATGATGGTCAATATCCAGATATGCCAAATATGGTTGATCAATATCAAATACATCCAAATCAAAATCCtcattataattatcaatatcaattaatgTTTATGCAACAACAAgctcaacaaaatcaaccaccacaacaaaatcaacaacaacaacatcaccaacaacaacaacaacaaccacaacaccatcaacaaatgcaacaacaacaacatcatcaacaaatgcaacaacaacaacaacatcatcaacaaatgcaacaacaacaacatcaccaacaaatgcaacatcatcaattacaacaacaccaacaccaacaccaacaacaacaacaacaacaacaacaccaacaacaacatcatcaacaacaacaacaacaacaacaacaacatcaccaacaacaacaacatcaccaacatagtcaaccacaacaacaacatcaacacaatcaacaacaacaacatcaacataatcaacaacaacatcaacaacaacaaaatcaaattcaaatggtaCCACAGCAACcacaatcattatcaaatagtggaaataataataataataataataataacaacaatagtaataataacaataataataataataataataattcacatcaattaaataatttaacattatCACAAAATAATACAAGTGGTAGTAatacaccatcaccatcaactaAAGGTAAAAGAAAACATCATGAAACATCAAATTCAGAGAAAAAAGATTCATCTGGACAAACAATTCCAAAATGTACTCGTTGTAATGAAGCAGCATCATGGAAACATGATAAAAGACGTTGGTGGTGTAAAGAATGTAAAAAAGCCTTTACTCCAGGTATTACCAAAATGCAACAAGTACCACAACAAGCACAACTTCAACCATTACAAAAtcataatcaaataataccACAACTTTGGGATtctcaacaaaataatagttCTCAAAATACTCCACCAACTCAACCACAAAACAATATGAATCAAATCAATCATCAActtttacaacaacaacatcaacaagcTCAACTTCAAgctcatttaaatttaacagCATCAAATCAACAAGTACCAccacaattacaacaacaaatcaATGGTGgtttaccaaataataacaatagtttAATCACTCAAAATACATTGAATTCATTATCAACCTCTGTATCATGTCCACCTTGTCCATTGTGTAGAGGTATTTCATCATGGAAACATGATAAAAAGCGTTATTTCTGTAAAGAATGTAAAAAACCATTTACACCTGTTGGTGCAGGActttcaccatcatcatcaccttcttcaccaaaaaagaaatcaaatattaCACCAATTACAacttcatcaacatcatcatcttcttcaactCCTTCAAttataaacaacaacaataacaacaacgcAAATtcttctaaaaataatacaccaaaaaaacaattatcaccaccaccatctgTTTTACAATCACCATCTTCCTCTTCAATCTCACAATCACcacttcaattaaattatcaaactCCAACTTACTCACCAAATCCATCACTTCCATCAATTGgtggaaatttaaattccCTTGCAAATAGTATAAAACCAGATGGTGGTATCTTAATATCTGGTCTATCTCCTCCaaaatcttcatcatcattaaataatttaaattctttctCAAATACTGGTGCACTTTTATCAAGTAATGGAATTAATCTAGCCAATTTAGGTAATCCACTAtctcaattaaataaaaaacaaaaaaagagatcCGATAAAGATATAAATGATGGTGGTGTTCAAGTATTGGTTAGTTGTGTCGATACtaatgtaaataattgttCTTCAATTATACCTGATGGTGATAGTtggtaa
- a CDS encoding nicotinamide-nucleotide adenylyltransferase, with amino-acid sequence YLSPVGDGYDKKTLIESSHRTTMVELSIEDSDWLMMDRFESDKPIFTPTRQVLDHIKLSVENYLNINKNIICKVNVILVCGSDLLGSFNIPNLWSDNDMNLLSSKDNFGIAVIPRIGSNLNDIISINEILTKNKDGIYLIPADITNDVSSTKIREKLRNKFSVKYLMPDNALNYIKSKNIYKTEIPDFRNKL; translated from the exons TATTTATCACCAGTTGGTGATGGCTATGATAAAAAGacattaattgaatcatcaCATAGAACAACAATGgttgaattatcaattgaagatTCAGATTGGTTAATGATGGATAGATTTGAATCTGACAAACCAATATTCACACCAACAAGACAAGTATTAGATCATATCAAATTAAGtgttgaaaattatttaaacatcaataaaaatatcatttgCAAAGTAAATGTAATATTGGTTTGTGGTTCTGATTTATTAGGTTCTTTTAATATACCAAATCTTTGGTCTGATAATGAT atgaatttattatcatcaaaagATAATTTTGGTATTGCAGTAATTCCTAGAATtggttcaaatttaaatgatattatatcaattaatgaaatattaaCAAAGAATAAAGAtggaatttatttaataccTGCTGATATTACAAATGATGTATCTTCAACAAAGATTAGagaaaaattaagaaataaattttctgttaaatatttaatgcCTGATAATgctttaaattatataaaatcaaaaaatatttataaaactgAAATACCAGATTTTAGAAATAaactttaa
- a CDS encoding transmembrane protein — protein sequence MEDNNNNNKFKNEEELNPLSFSRHSISGSSNNNFQKHQQQQQPVNKPQSILKTPTNRDSVKAKPTSLSLSTSSTSSSSSSSSLSLSPTSSYSPSTISSKVGGTSKLLSTSDLVTPIKSSANNNINLPTFLNESTPLPSQTPGTRNRVMMSDIKPTVHIYPSTPIDKIKQPTTIKPKNTNGGLFNINKFLNRSNHLNLNDTTIIDQTMNDKNSDDDDDDDDNNNNNDNYTEDENKNKSFFSSTSSKFYRNNNNINNNNNNNINNNYNLSPTSEYYPSSSISSSSSSSLYKTTIGGSDKIIKKRKPIIRKKSLITKIKETIKYPINKLDKIQEDIATFHDNKYYKTLIYCLALLLNLILFSYAIDLISGLSIALVLLSISIINSILFFKSSKKSYLYRFEGTQLGPNMSIEQIESIIPTSGAYGNETKDNVVVLKIWNPKFPSKILFNFFSPLHVLMMILSSPEFEKFLTFTILSIIISLMFYFFGEMYEQKIRDEKVLFSQVCLEYNHFMKVKPLLKDKSTQTISTGTDNNNSNQLFNNNNNFNNFNNNNFNNNFNNNFNPTIPQNYNNNNNNNNNNNNNNNNNNNNNNNNNNNNNNNNLKYY from the exons atggaagataataataataataataaatttaaaaatgaggAAGAATTAAATCCACTATCATTTTCTAGACATAGTATTAGTGgcagtagtaataataatttccaaaaacatcaacaacaacaacaaccagtAAATAAACCacaatcaatattaaaaacacCTACAAATAGAGATTCAGTTAAAGCTAAACCGACATCTCTTTCTTTGTCAACATCTTcaacatcttcatcttcatcatcttcatcattatcactaTCACCTACTTCTAGTTATTCACCTTCAACAATTTCATCAAAAGTTGGCGGAacatcaaaattattatcaacatcTGATTTAGTTACACCAATCAAATCTAgtgctaataataatataaatttaccaacctttttaaatgaatcaacACCACTTCCAAGTCAAACACCAGGAACAAGGAATAGAGTTATGATGTCTGATATTAAACCAACTGTTCATATTTATCCCTCAACACCTatagataaaattaaacaaccAACAACCATTAAACCAAAGAATACAAATGGTGGtctatttaatattaataaatttttaaatcgtagtaatcatttaaatttaaatgatacaaCAATTATTGATCAAACTATGAATGATAAAAattctgatgatgatgatgatgatgatgataataataataataatgataattatacagaggatgaaaataaaaataaatcatttttctCAAGCACTAGTAGTAAATtttatagaaataataataatataaataataataataataataatataaataataattataatttatcacCAACATCAGAATATtatccatcatcatcaatatcatcatcatcatcatcatcactataTAAAACAACGATTGGTGGTAgtgataaaataattaaaaaaagaaaaccaataattagaaagaaatcattaattacaaaaattaaagaaactataaaatatccaattaataaattagatAAAATTCAAGAAGATATTGCTACATTTcatgataataaatattataaaacttTAATATATTGTTTAGCATTactattgaatttaattctatttagctatgcaattgatttaattagtGGTTTATCAATTGctttagtattattatcaattagtataatcaattcaatattattttttaaatcatcaaagAAATCTTATCTCTATAGATTCGAAGGTACTCAATTAGGTCCAAATATGTCAATTGaacaaattgaatcaataattCCTACTAGTGGTGCTTATGGAAATGAAACAAAAGATAATGttgtagttttaaaaatttggaatccaa aatttccttcaaaaattttattcaatttctttagtCCATTACAtgttttaatgatgattttatCAAGTcctgaatttgaaaaatttttaacttttacaattttatcaattataatttcattaatg ttttatttctTTGGTGAGATGTATGAACAAAAGATAAGAGatgaaaaagttttattttctcAAGTTTGTTTAGAATATAATCATTTCATGAAAGtaaaaccattattaaaagataaaagtactcaaacaatttcaactggtactgataataataattcaaatcaactttttaataataataataattttaataattttaataataataattttaataataattttaataataactttaaCCCAACCATACCTcaaaactataataataataataataataataataataataataataataataataataataataataataataataataataataataataataataataataatttaaaatattattaa
- the tmem14A gene encoding transmembrane protein 14 A: MTTLVYAYAILLAIGGLIGYLKANSMPSLIMGLLSGLLVGYSANLTTTNKKNGTQLTMALSLVLLIIMGMRFVNSGKFFPAGLVSVFSAIILVKSFLSLSQM; encoded by the exons atgacAACATTAGTTTATGCATATGCAATTTTACTTGCAATTGGTGGGTTGATTGGTTACTTAAAAGCAAATTCAATGCCATCTCTTATCATGGGTTTACTTAGTGGTTTATTAGTTGGTTATAGTGCTAACCTTACTACCACCAATAAAAAGAATGGTACACAATTAACAATgg cATTATCATTGGtacttttaattataatggGAATGAGATTTGTAAATTCTGGTAAATTTTTCCCTGCTGGTTTAGTATCTGTCTTTAGTgcaataatattagtaaag tctttTTTATCACTTTCCCAAATGTAA
- the mppB gene encoding mitochondrial processing peptidase beta subunit, translating into MSNITKLFVKSTKNFSRSFSRKTVDPSYLKISPETKITTLSNGIRVATEQTYGEVASVGVWVDSGSVYETDKNNGVAHFLEHMIFKGTAKRPTPQSIETEIENMGGSLNAFTSREHSAYYMKVLKDNVPNAVDILSDILQNSKFETSLIEQERDTILSENDYIQSKEDEVVFDQLHAAAFQGSALGRTILGPVENIKSITREQIQEFINENYTGDRLVISAAGAVNHEQLVEQVKEKFANVKMSQVSKDVKRAAITNDFIGSELRVRDDEQPLIHFAVAVRALPWTDPDYFVLELIQTMIGNWNRGIAAGKNIASNLGEIVATEDLAESYSTFFTCYQDTGLFGNYGVCQPERVDDLVAEMLKEWQRIATSCNKNEVERNKQKLLATTLMQYDGTSKVCEGIGRQILTLGRRLSPFEVYTRINEITVADVQRVASTLLRDVSPAVTAIGPIANYPDYNFVKGWTYWNRL; encoded by the exons ATGTCAAATATCACcaaattatttgttaaatcaACTAAAAACTTTTCT agaTCATTTTCAAGAAAAACAGTTGACCCATCATATTTAAAGATTTCACCAGAAACTAAAATTACAACATTATCAAATGGTATTAGAGTTGCAACAGAACAAACATATGGTGAAGTTGCAAGTGTAGGTGTTTGGGTTGATAGTGGTTCAGTTTATGAAACTGATAAGAATAATGGTGTAGCACACTTTTTAGAACATATGATTTTCAAAGGTACAGCCAAACGTCCAACACcacaatcaattgaaactgaaattgaaaatatggGTGGTAGTTTAAATGCATTCACTAGTCGTGAACACAGTGCTTACTACATGaaagttttaaaagataacGTACCAAATGCCGTTGATATCCTCTCTGATATCTTACAAAATAGTAAATTTGAAACCTCATTAATTGAACAAGAGCGTGACACCATCCTCAGTGAAAACGATTATATTCAATCCAAAGAAGATGAAGTTGTCTTTGATCAATTACACGCCGCCGCTTTCCAAGGTTCAGCATTAGGTAGAACCATTTTAGGTCCAGtcgaaaatattaaatcaattactcGTGAACAAATTCAAGAATTTATCAATGAAAATTATACTGGTGATCGTTTAGTTATCTCTGCTGCTGGTGCAGTTAACCATGAACAACTCGTTGAACAAGTTAAAGAGAAATTCGCAAACGTAAAGATGTCACAAGTTTCTAAAGATGTAAAGAGAGCCGCAATCACCAATGACTTTATTGGTTCAGAACTCCGTGTCCGTGATGATGAACAACCATTGATTCATTTTGCCGTTGCTGTTAGAGCCCTTCCATGGACTGATCCAGATTACTTtgttttagaattaattcaaaCTATGATTGGTAACTGGAATCGTGGTATTGCCGCCGGTAAAAACATTGCATCAAACCTTGGTGAAATTGTTGCCACTGAAGATCTTGCAGAATCTTATTCTACCTTTTTCACTTGTTATCAAGATACAGGTCTTTTCGGTAACTATGGTGTTTGTCAACCAGAACGTGTTGATGATTTAGTTGCTGAAATGTTGAAGGAATGGCAAAGAATCGCAACTAGTTGCAATAAAAATGAGGTAGAACGTAACAAACAAAAACTTTTAGCTACCACATTAATGCAATACGATGGTACCAGTAAAGTTTGCGAAGGCATTGGTCGTCAAATTTTAACTTTAGGTCGTCGTTTATCACCATTTGAGGTATACACACGTATTAATGAAATCACAGTTGCTGATGTTCAACGTGTTGCATCTACCCTTCTTCGTGATGTTTCACCAGCAGTTACTGCCATTGGCCCAATTGCAAACTACCCTGACTACAATTTTGTTAAAGGCTGGACT taTTGGAACAGATTATag
- the cap gene encoding cyclase associated protein yields the protein MSEATIVELLKRLDQATTRLEAVEKSIASGVASSSSSSSPSSGAAGPSSASVKEFQNLVDQHITPFVALSKKLAPEVGNQVEQLVKAIDAEKALINTASQSKKPSQETLLELIKPLNNFAAEVGKIRDSNRSSKFFNNLSAISESIGFLSWVVVEPTPGPHVAEMRGSAEFYTNRILKEFKGVNQDQVDWVSNYVNFLKDLEKYIKQYHTTGLTWNPKGGDAKSATPAPASSAPAAPVAPAVSSTPVESKKGPGLGAVFGELSKGDGVTSGLKKVTNDMKSKNFTDKSSVVKAADTKVAKVDAPSRPAVFALQGNKWSIEYQVNNKEIVIAEPDSRQTVYIFQCVNSLVQIKGKVNAITLDGCKKTSIVFENAISSCEVVNCNGVEIQVTGRVPSIAIDKTSGCQIYLSKDSLETEIVSSKSSEMNVLIPGATENDDLVELAIPEQYKTSVKGNKLHTESTSHI from the coding sequence atgtcAGAAGCAACtattgttgaattattaaaaagattagATCAAGCAACTACTCGTTTAGAAGCagttgaaaaatcaattgcATCAGGTGttgcatcatcatcatcatcatcatcaccatcaagtGGTGCAGCTGGTCCATCATCAGCATCAGTTAAGGAATTCCAAAATTTAGTTGATCAACATATTACACCATTTGTTGCTCTTTCAAAGAAATTAGCACCAGAAGTTGGTAATCAAGTTGAACAATTAGTTAAAGCCATCGATGCTGAAAAGGCCTTAATCAACACTGCATCACAAAGTAAAAAACCATCTCAAGAAACtttattagaattaattaaaccattAAATAACTTTGCCGCTGAAGTTGGTAAAATTAGAGATAGCAACCGTTCCTCAAAATTCTTTAACAATCTCTCTGCTATCAGTGAATCAATTGGTTTCCTTAGTTGGGTTGTAGTTGAACCAACTCCAGGTCCACATGTTGCAGAAATGAGAGGTTCAGCTGAATTCTACACTAATCGTATCTTAAAAGAATTCAAAGGTGTTAATCAAGATCAAGTTGATTGGGTTTCAAACTATGTAAACTTCCTTAAAGATCTcgaaaaatatattaaacaaTATCATACCACCGGTTTAACTTGGAATCCAAAAGGTGGAGATGCTAAATCTGCTACACCAGCACCAGCTTCATCAGCACCAGCCGCCCCAGTTGCACCAGCTGTTTCATCCACTCCAGTTGAATCAAAGAAAGGTCCAGGTTTAGGTGCAGTTTTCGGTGAACTTAGCAAAGGTGATGGTGTTACCAgtggtttaaaaaaagttaccAACGATATGAAATCCAAAAATTTCACCGACAAATCATCAGTTGTTAAAGCTGCTGATACTAAAGTCGCCAAAGTTGATGCTCCATCTAGACCAGCCGTTTTTGCTCTCCAAGGTAACAAATGGTCCATTGAATATCAAGTTAACAACAAAGAAATTGTCATTGCCGAGCCAGATAGTCGTCAAACTGTTTACATTTTCCAATGTGTAAACTCTTTAGTTCAAATCAAAGGTAAAGTTAATGCAATTACTCTTGATGGTTGTAAAAAGACTTCAATCGTTTTCGAAAATGCCATTTCCTCTTGTGAAGTTGTCAATTGTAATGGTGTTGAAATCCAAGTCACTGGTCGTGTACCATCAATTGCTATCGATAAGACAAGTGGTTGTCAAATTTATCTCTCTAAAGATTCTTTAGAAACTGAAATCGTCTCTTCAAAATCATCTGAAATGAATGTTTTAATTCCAGGTGCAactgaaaatgatgatttagTTGAATTAGCTATTCCAGAACAATATAAAACTTCTGTTAAAGGTAATAAATTACATACTGAATCAACTTcacatatttaa
- a CDS encoding heat shock protein Hsp20 domain-containing protein, protein MATIMDFLLRQGLNVPVGYSSVGSQSTSSSSTSIPMDSSLRNVDYLPEIDITETKDSLIIECELAGVLKEDISIEVAESKLIIKGDKKRYAYRRPNQSWSYDDKNQISQSSKISEQSSGADQWQHSNDPNVDSQSNLNMPSSKQDPNVQQSRVGNVPESKVNRNDTTEPNLPSQPFQSDMNPSSSSSSIEKQQIPNVSHPSFQQWSGQPQPQQQQQQQQQQQQQQQQQQQQQQQPFEQQSQQQSNLNDPMQRQDSKEISQPSELQRSNFGESSVNQPSSSSSSLLGSDNSQSNVDLPSSRSVEPQRPNVSDSDTNQGYSQSVEQRLGNTQQQSSQLPQQQQQQQDQPRSNVNEPSFQQWSSQQDQHRSNVNDPSSQQWSSQPSEQQQKSNISESNVSQPSSTQFVENIPSNLEQLPQQEQQRSNGNEPSSQPWSSQPSEQQRSNINEPPSQQWSSKQDQQRSNVNDPSSQQWSSRPSEQQQQQQKPNIGELNVNQASSDVCSGPSVSETRKQFEENYLNEQQRQPQQQDLSSLHKDEKKPSSSSVSQTAQLFEPNKREEQRKDKPEEKKFDSDIIKSSEPTNVESIENKDWIQQKPQEQQQEPREISSTETSNLQQPMERQINTETPKEQQVSPQQQQPQQQQQPQQQQQPQQQQPQPQQQQQERKYISERTFGHFKRTMDLSKMLYRLNLREEVQTHFVNGLLIIILNKKPFEPSIKIPVN, encoded by the coding sequence atggcAACTATTATGGATTTTTTATTACGTCAAGGTTTAAATGTTCCAGTTGGATATTCATCAGTTGGTAGTCAATCaacatcgtcatcatcaactTCAATTCCAATGGATAGTTCATTAAGAAATGTTGATTATTTACCAGAAATTGATATCACTGAAACCAAAGattctttaattattgaatGTGAATTGGCTGGTGTATTAAAAGAAGATATCTCTATTGAAGTAGCTGAAtctaaattaattatcaaaGGTGATAAAAAGAGATATGCCTATAGAAGACCAAATCAATCTTGGTCATATGATGATAAAAACCAAATTTCACAATCCTCTAAAATCTCTGAACAATCAAGTGGAGCTGATCAATGGCAACATAGTAATGATCCAAATGTAGATTCTCAATCAAATCTAAATATGCCATCATCTAAACAAGATCCAAATGTTCAACAATCTCGAGTTGGAAATGTACCAGAATCAAAAGTAAATAGAAATGACACTACTGAACCTAATTTACCATCTCAACCTTTCCAATCTGATATGaatccatcatcatcatcatcatcaattgaaaaacaacaaatccCAAATGTTAGTCATCCATCATTTCAACAATGGTCTGgtcaaccacaaccacaacaacaacaacaacaacaacaacaacaacaacaacaacaacaacaacaacaacaacaacaacaacaaccatttgaacaacaatcacaacaacaatcaaatttaaatgatccTATGCAAAGACAagattcaaaagaaatttcTCAACCATCTGAATTACAAAGATCAAATTTTGGCGAATCAAGTGTAAATCAAccatcctcttcttcttcttctttactTGGATCAGATAATAGTCAATCAAATGTTGATTTACCATCCTCAAGATCTGTTGAACCACAAAGACCAAATGTTAGTGATTCAGATACTAACCAAGGATATTCACAATCTGTAGAACAAAGACTTGGTAATACTCAACAGCAATCATCACAattaccacaacaacaacaacaacaacaagatcaACCAAGATCAAATGTAAATGAACCTTCTTTTCAACAATGGTCTTCTCAACAAGATCAACATAGATCAAATGTTAATGATCCTTCTTCTCAACAATGGTCTTCTCAACCAtctgaacaacaacaaaaatcaaatattagtGAATCAAATGTTAGTCAACCATCATCTACACAATTTGTTGAAAATATTCCAAGTAATTTAGAACAATTACCTCAACAAGAGCAACAAAGATCAAATGGAAATGAACCTTCTTCTCAACCATGGTCTTCTCAACCATCTGAACAACAAAGATCCAACATAAATGAACCTCCTTCTCAACAATGGTCATCTAAACAAGATCAACAAAGATCAAATGTTAATGACCCTTCTTCTCAACAATGGTCATCTCGACCAtctgaacaacaacaacaacaacaaaaaccaaATATTGGCGAATTAAATGTTAATCAAGCATCATCTGATGTATGTTCTGGTCCATCAGTATCAGAAACTAGAAAACAATTTGAAGAAAACTATCTTAATGAACAACAAagacaaccacaacaacaagattTAAGTTCATTACATAAAGATGAAAAGAAaccatcgtcatcatcagtTTCTCAAACTGCTCAATTATTTGAACCAAATAAACGCGAAGAACAAAGAAAAGATAAACcagaagaaaagaaattcgATTCtgatataattaaatcatctGAACCAACAAAtgttgaatcaattgaaaataaagattggATACAACAAAAAccacaagaacaacaacaagagcCAAGAGAAATTTCTTCAACAGAAACATCAAATCTTCAACAACCAATGGAAAGACAAATCAATACTGAAACTCCAAAAGAACAACAAGTAtcacctcaacaacaacaacctcaacaacaacaacaacctcaacaacaacaacaacctcaacaacaacaacctcaacctcaacaacaacaacaagaaagaAAATATATCTCTGAAAGAACTTTTGGACATTTTAAGAGAACAATGGACCTTTCCAAGATGTTATATCGTTTAAATTTAAGAGAAGAAGTTCAAACTCATTTCGTTAATGGTCTTTTAATCATTATACTCAATAAGAAACCATTTGaaccatcaattaaaattccagtaaattaa